A genomic segment from Spinacia oleracea cultivar Varoflay chromosome 3, BTI_SOV_V1, whole genome shotgun sequence encodes:
- the LOC110804950 gene encoding chitin-binding lectin 1 — protein MENLDPDVVFADSGDGKSPSQSESYECSDRYCDIPKTCNGNHSYSNEAKRWRARKTPWHYWNGEYATTSDSKTRSDSVKECDEVVNQPLKSPLKSPMKSPLKSPLKSPAPTPPPKSPAPAPPGPDVDDGYDCDDFGDDGSPGAGVDGYISDGCQSQS, from the coding sequence ATGGAAAATCTCGATCCTGATGTTGTTTTTGCTGATAGTGGTGACGGAAAGTCCCCATCTCAATCTGAATCGTATGAGTGCTCGGATCGCTATTGTGACATTCCGAAAACTTGCAATGGGAATCACTCCTATAGCAACGAGGCTAAAAGGTGGCGTGCTCGTAAAACACCTTGGCATTATTGGAATGGTGAATATGCAACCACCTCTGATTCAAAGACCCGTTCCGACTCCGTAAAAGAGTGTGACGAAGTTGTCAATCAACCTCTGAAGTCCCCTCTGAAGTCCCCTATGAAGTCCCCCCTGAAGTCCCCTCTGAAGTCCCCTGCTCCTACTCCGCCTCCTAAGTCTCCTGCCCCTGCTCCTCCTGGTCCTGATGTTGATGACGGCTACGACTGTGATGATTTTGGTGATGATGGTTCTCCGGGTGCTGGTGTTGATGGATATATTAGTGATGGTTGTCAATCACAGAGCTAA